In Helianthus annuus cultivar XRQ/B chromosome 8, HanXRQr2.0-SUNRISE, whole genome shotgun sequence, a single genomic region encodes these proteins:
- the LOC110871145 gene encoding AN1-type zinc finger protein 5, translating into MTMKQPEDVDRSEAPQLCKAGCGFYGNLKTRNLCSVCFKVVLQKEASKQTVIAVNVADTVPLKKHHSVEVKKKNRCQVCNKRVGLIGFGCRCGHSFCGLHRMPEEHACKFDFKAAGRAVLEKENPVCVADKLETRI; encoded by the coding sequence ATGACGATGAAGCAGCCGGAGGACGTTGATCGATCAGAAGCACCCCAACTTTGCAAAGCGGGTTGTGGGTTTTATGggaatttgaaaacccgaaaccTTTGTTCTGTTTGCTTTAAGGTTGTGCTTCAGAAGGAGGCATCCAAACAGACAGTTATCGCAGTTAATGTAGCTGATACAGTCCCACTGAAAAAGCATCATAGTGTTGAAGTCAAGAAGAAGAACAGATGCCAGGTCTGCAACAAACGGGTTGGGTTGATCGGGTTTGGGTGTAGATGTGGTCATAGTTTCTGCGGGTTGCATCGGATGCCTGAGGAACATGCTTGCAAGTTCGATTTCAAGGCTGCCGGCCGTGCCGTTTTAGAGAAAGAGAACCCGGTTTGCGTGGCCGATAAACTAGAGACAAGAATTTAA